A window from Lachnoanaerobaculum umeaense encodes these proteins:
- the yajC gene encoding preprotein translocase subunit YajC — MNILANANAGGGIGVGAILMYVVFIGAIFYFMAYRPNKKEKTKQAELFASLEVGDTVETASGFYGVLIDITDDTVIVEFGNNKNCRIPMRKDAIVKNEKNE; from the coding sequence ATGAATATTTTGGCAAATGCGAATGCAGGTGGTGGTATTGGAGTAGGTGCGATTTTAATGTATGTAGTGTTTATAGGAGCTATATTTTACTTTATGGCCTATAGACCTAATAAAAAAGAAAAGACTAAACAGGCTGAATTGTTTGCCAGCTTAGAGGTTGGTGATACAGTAGAGACTGCATCAGGTTTTTACGGTGTATTGATTGATATTACAGATGATACTGTGATAGTCGAGTTTGGAAACAATAAAAACTGTCGTATTCCAATGAGAAAAGATGCTATTGTAAAAAACGAGAAAAATGAGTAA
- a CDS encoding 3'-5' exonuclease, with protein sequence MDSYIVLDLEWNQSPNGREYSNKDLPFEIIEIGAIKLDSNLHVVDEFHRVIKPTVYKKMHFKVHEVVQIGIGELKKKGVPFVEAIHDFFDFCEMNDIEKKKILCTWGNLDLVELQRNMKFYEVENVFEYPLFYYDVQKLFNIRYPNGEQDRIPLERAVNMLKIETKRPFHHALEDALYTAKIMQKMDFDSVREYYSLDYYRVPRNSEEEIYLHFSGYSKFVSTLFPTKEDAIADKHNSDLICDRCNRMLKKKVRWFSTNQRNYYCIGLCPEHGYVRGKIRVRKNGEEYYVIKTTKVVDTAIYEEVKEKYEESKKKKLIRNKKKHLNDLGEM encoded by the coding sequence ATGGATAGTTATATAGTACTGGATTTGGAATGGAATCAAAGTCCAAATGGTAGAGAATATAGTAATAAAGATCTTCCCTTTGAAATAATAGAAATAGGAGCGATAAAGCTTGACTCAAATCTTCATGTTGTAGATGAGTTTCACAGAGTAATAAAGCCCACAGTATATAAGAAGATGCATTTTAAGGTTCATGAGGTAGTGCAAATAGGCATTGGGGAGCTGAAGAAAAAAGGAGTTCCTTTTGTAGAGGCAATACATGATTTTTTTGACTTTTGTGAGATGAATGATATTGAGAAAAAAAAGATATTGTGCACCTGGGGTAATCTTGACCTGGTAGAACTTCAAAGAAATATGAAATTTTATGAGGTGGAAAATGTTTTTGAATATCCATTGTTTTATTATGATGTTCAAAAACTTTTTAATATTAGATATCCAAATGGTGAACAGGATCGCATACCACTTGAGAGAGCTGTAAATATGCTAAAAATAGAAACAAAAAGGCCATTTCATCATGCCCTTGAAGATGCTCTTTATACAGCAAAGATAATGCAAAAGATGGATTTTGATTCAGTAAGAGAATATTATTCATTGGATTATTATCGTGTACCTAGAAATAGTGAAGAAGAGATATATTTGCATTTTTCTGGTTATTCAAAGTTTGTATCCACTCTGTTTCCTACAAAAGAGGATGCTATAGCGGATAAGCACAATTCTGATTTGATTTGTGATAGATGCAATAGAATGTTAAAGAAAAAGGTGAGATGGTTTTCTACAAATCAAAGAAATTATTATTGCATAGGGCTTTGTCCGGAACATGGATATGTAAGGGGTAAGATTAGAGTGAGAAAAAATGGTGAAGAGTACTATGTTATAAAGACCACAAAGGTAGTAGATACAGCGATATATGAGGAAGTTAAGGAAAAGTACGAGGAAAGCAAGAAAAAGAAACTTATTAGAAATAAAAAGAAGCATTTAAATGATTTGGGAGAAATGTAA
- the tgt gene encoding tRNA guanosine(34) transglycosylase Tgt — MKYEIKAVDKRAKSATMETVHGTVETPLFMNVGTVAAIKGAVSTDDLKEIGCQIELSNTYHLHVRTGDKLIKEFGGLHEFMNWDRPILTDSGGFQVFSLAKLRKIKEEGVAFNSHIDGRKIFMGPEESMQIQSNLGSTIAMAFDECPPALAERKYIEDSVARTTRWLLRCKTEMDRLNSLEDTINKEQLLFGINQGGVIDDIRISHAKAISEINLDGYAIGGLAVGESHEEMYHILDVTVEHLPKDKPTYLMGVGTPINILEAVDRGVDFFDCVYPSRNGRHGHLYTNYGKLNLFNKKYELDKRPIEEGCKCPACRSYSRGYIRHLLKANEMLGMRLCVLHNLYFYNTMMSEIRTAIRENRYTEYKNNKIRTMLEGSK, encoded by the coding sequence ATGAAATATGAAATAAAGGCTGTGGATAAAAGAGCAAAGAGTGCTACTATGGAAACTGTTCATGGCACTGTTGAGACACCGCTCTTTATGAATGTCGGTACTGTTGCTGCTATAAAGGGAGCAGTATCGACTGATGATCTGAAGGAAATAGGATGTCAAATTGAACTTTCAAACACGTATCACCTGCATGTAAGGACGGGCGATAAGCTTATAAAAGAGTTTGGTGGTTTGCATGAATTTATGAATTGGGATCGACCTATACTGACAGACTCCGGGGGTTTCCAGGTGTTTTCACTTGCAAAGCTTAGGAAAATCAAGGAAGAGGGGGTTGCTTTCAACTCTCACATTGATGGTAGAAAGATTTTTATGGGACCTGAGGAGAGTATGCAGATACAGTCAAATCTGGGTTCCACTATAGCTATGGCATTTGATGAATGCCCACCTGCACTTGCAGAAAGAAAGTACATAGAGGATTCGGTGGCACGTACTACCAGATGGCTCCTAAGATGTAAGACAGAGATGGACAGACTCAATTCATTGGAGGACACTATCAATAAGGAGCAGCTTCTCTTTGGAATAAATCAGGGTGGTGTTATTGATGATATAAGAATTTCACATGCCAAGGCTATAAGTGAAATAAATCTTGATGGATATGCTATAGGAGGTCTGGCAGTTGGTGAGAGTCATGAAGAGATGTATCATATCTTAGATGTGACAGTTGAGCATCTGCCAAAGGATAAGCCGACATATCTGATGGGTGTAGGAACTCCTATAAATATACTTGAAGCAGTGGATAGAGGTGTAGATTTCTTCGACTGTGTTTATCCAAGTAGAAATGGTAGACATGGCCATTTGTATACAAATTATGGTAAATTAAATCTTTTTAATAAGAAATATGAGTTGGATAAGAGACCTATAGAAGAGGGGTGTAAATGTCCGGCTTGTAGATCATATTCCAGGGGATATATAAGACATCTCTTAAAAGCTAATGAAATGCTTGGTATGCGACTTTGCGTATTGCACAATCTATATTTCTATAATACAATGATGAGTGAGATTCGCACAGCTATACGCGAAAACAGATATACAGAATATAAAAATAACAAAATAAGAACTATGCTTGAAGGTTCTAAATAG